One stretch of Sinomonas terrae DNA includes these proteins:
- a CDS encoding SDR family oxidoreductase: protein MPANARLSGRRVLITGEDEILTQRLGRVLTFSEAVVAINSAEGPDSTRIVRAAVRELGGVDVLINTGPPWIPEEGSNPWAVRRGVEKALQRSMSILVTATEAALPALNERASIINTVAFSTPGLLLTRGQEALATAVLETTQGWAQTLGPRGIRVNAVVGGPRWDPDLEPLFDQEHHHEPAMTDFEELDAFVYLASEEACHVSGSVLAVARPLAPEEVGPGSRG from the coding sequence ATGCCTGCTAATGCCCGGCTCAGTGGCCGGCGCGTCCTGATCACCGGCGAAGACGAGATTCTGACGCAGAGGCTCGGCCGAGTCCTGACGTTCTCGGAGGCCGTGGTCGCGATCAATTCCGCCGAGGGCCCCGACAGCACCCGAATCGTGCGGGCCGCGGTGAGGGAGCTTGGCGGCGTCGACGTGCTCATCAATACCGGCCCGCCTTGGATTCCCGAAGAAGGGTCCAACCCTTGGGCGGTTCGGCGAGGCGTCGAAAAGGCCCTCCAGCGCTCGATGTCCATCCTCGTCACCGCCACCGAGGCGGCTCTTCCCGCGTTGAACGAGAGGGCCAGCATCATCAACACGGTCGCGTTCTCGACACCAGGGCTGCTCCTCACCCGTGGTCAGGAGGCCCTCGCCACCGCAGTTCTCGAGACCACTCAGGGCTGGGCACAGACGCTCGGCCCCCGCGGCATCCGCGTCAACGCTGTGGTCGGCGGCCCGCGGTGGGACCCTGACCTCGAGCCCCTTTTCGACCAAGAACACCACCACGAGCCGGCCATGACCGACTTCGAGGAGCTCGACGCGTTCGTCTACCTGGCGTCCGAGGAAGCGTGCCACGTCTCCGGCTCGGTGCTCGCCGTTGCACGACCTTTGGCCCCCGAGGAAGTGGGGCCCGGCTCCCGGGGTTGA
- a CDS encoding GlsB/YeaQ/YmgE family stress response membrane protein: MSFLAFLILGLIAGAIAKALLPGRQGGGWLITLLLGVVGAILGGWIGGALFGVGLQNFWSIQTWIVAIVGSVIVLLIYGAVTRRSRT; encoded by the coding sequence GTGAGCTTTCTGGCTTTTCTCATTCTCGGCCTCATTGCCGGCGCGATCGCGAAGGCTCTGCTTCCCGGCCGGCAGGGCGGCGGCTGGTTGATAACCCTCCTGCTCGGCGTCGTCGGCGCCATCCTCGGCGGCTGGATCGGCGGGGCGCTGTTCGGCGTCGGCCTCCAGAACTTCTGGAGCATCCAGACGTGGATCGTCGCGATCGTCGGCTCCGTCATCGTGCTCCTCATCTACGGCGCAGTGACCCGCCGTTCGCGTACCTGA
- a CDS encoding DNA topoisomerase IB, whose amino-acid sequence MVRTHRSLRTAWTRRRAGRGFTYLDENGERLPPSELERVRSLAIPPAWRNVKIAASPKAKLQAMGVDAAGRTQYLYNAAWRARQEARKFDRALALAHRLPHIRRAVTRDLRGDRGSRIQALAAAIRLIDRAGVRVGSRRYARENGTFGVTTIQRRHIKVQEGRIAFDFPGKSGSTWRFQLRDSDLAAYLESLPRRRGSRPAMGYDDGGSFQRIGASSVNEYLRDIAGMDASAKDLRTWRGTAVAAASLDASLAAGRNADAAWKKAIDDASNWLNNTPAVARGSYVDPLLLEAYRAGRTARTDAAVARLLTEMRERSTTLAPRA is encoded by the coding sequence GTGGTCCGCACTCACAGATCCCTCCGCACCGCTTGGACGCGGCGCCGCGCGGGCCGTGGCTTCACCTATCTGGATGAGAACGGTGAGCGTCTCCCGCCGAGCGAGCTCGAGCGTGTCCGCTCACTCGCGATCCCGCCCGCGTGGCGGAACGTCAAGATCGCGGCCTCGCCCAAGGCGAAGCTGCAGGCCATGGGCGTCGACGCGGCGGGACGCACCCAGTACCTCTACAACGCCGCCTGGCGCGCTCGGCAGGAGGCCCGCAAGTTCGATCGGGCGCTCGCGCTCGCGCACAGGCTCCCGCACATTCGCCGCGCTGTGACGCGGGACCTGCGCGGCGATCGGGGGTCGCGTATTCAGGCCCTCGCGGCCGCGATCCGCCTTATCGACCGGGCTGGCGTGCGCGTGGGCAGCCGGCGCTACGCGCGAGAGAACGGCACGTTCGGCGTCACGACGATCCAACGCCGCCACATCAAGGTCCAGGAGGGGCGGATCGCGTTTGACTTTCCGGGCAAGTCCGGCAGCACGTGGCGCTTCCAACTGCGGGATTCGGATCTGGCCGCCTACCTCGAGAGCCTTCCGCGCCGGCGCGGGAGCCGGCCGGCGATGGGGTACGACGACGGCGGCTCCTTCCAGCGCATCGGCGCCTCCTCGGTCAACGAGTACCTCCGCGACATCGCGGGGATGGACGCGAGCGCGAAGGACCTCCGCACGTGGCGGGGGACCGCCGTCGCCGCTGCGTCCCTCGACGCGAGCCTCGCCGCAGGCCGGAACGCCGACGCCGCGTGGAAGAAGGCGATCGACGACGCCTCGAACTGGCTTAACAACACCCCGGCCGTCGCGCGGGGATCCTACGTCGACCCGTTGCTCCTTGAGGCCTACCGTGCAGGCCGGACCGCGAGGACGGATGCCGCCGTCGCGCGCCTGCTCACCGAGATGCGGGAGCGCAGCACGACATTGGCCCCGCGCGCGTGA
- a CDS encoding SDR family oxidoreductase has product MSDRTNEPDNPQEVHPASEKPPQDQDAPGTTAETEPSPDHGEQTYEGHGRLEGRAALITGGDSGIGRAVAIAFSREGADVALTHLPKEREDAESTASIVRDAGRGALTLDGDLRDEDYAASLPRRVLDEFGRLDVLVLNAAYQQARDGIDTVETAEFDRVLKTNLYSQFWILRAALPHLQPGASIIITSSIQAAQPSPSLFDYAMTKAAQVALVKALAPELGQKGIRINAVAPGPVWTPLIPSTGWPDHVPEFGKDSPLGRPAQPAELAPAYVLLASDEASYISGAVVPVTGGQPF; this is encoded by the coding sequence ATGTCCGACCGCACGAACGAACCCGACAACCCCCAAGAAGTCCACCCGGCCAGCGAGAAGCCGCCCCAGGACCAGGATGCGCCCGGAACAACCGCAGAGACCGAGCCGAGTCCGGATCACGGCGAACAGACCTACGAGGGGCACGGGCGGCTCGAGGGCCGCGCGGCACTCATCACGGGCGGCGATTCCGGGATCGGGCGGGCCGTTGCGATTGCGTTCTCGCGCGAGGGGGCTGACGTGGCTCTCACCCACCTCCCGAAAGAGCGCGAGGACGCAGAGTCGACGGCGTCGATCGTGCGGGACGCGGGGCGCGGCGCCCTGACGCTCGACGGCGATCTCCGCGACGAGGACTACGCCGCCTCACTCCCCCGCCGCGTCCTCGACGAGTTCGGCCGCCTCGACGTCCTCGTGCTCAACGCCGCCTACCAGCAGGCGCGCGACGGCATCGACACCGTCGAGACAGCCGAGTTCGACCGCGTGCTCAAGACGAACCTCTACAGCCAGTTCTGGATCCTGCGCGCGGCGCTTCCGCACCTTCAGCCCGGAGCGTCCATCATCATCACGAGCTCGATCCAGGCCGCCCAGCCCTCGCCGAGCCTCTTCGACTACGCCATGACGAAGGCAGCGCAAGTGGCGCTCGTCAAGGCGCTCGCCCCGGAACTCGGTCAGAAGGGGATCCGGATCAACGCCGTCGCCCCCGGGCCCGTATGGACCCCCCTCATCCCCTCAACAGGCTGGCCGGACCACGTGCCGGAATTCGGCAAGGACAGCCCGCTGGGCCGCCCCGCCCAGCCTGCCGAGCTCGCCCCCGCCTACGTTCTGCTCGCTTCGGACGAGGCGTCGTACATCTCAGGCGCCGTCGTCCCTGTCACAGGAGGACAGCCCTTCTAG
- a CDS encoding gluconate 2-dehydrogenase subunit 3 family protein, whose protein sequence is MTLPLPEDDGGGRFPGQRSLELRDHWDEATSSLILSRVGRPPDVCFFNAEEEGIAAAMLNQLVGQEGEPRVPLINVVDARLAAGETDGWRYADLPEDGEVWRRSVRFIDEDARERYGVGFADATAAQQEAVLEAVHGTEGQWHGMPAGHVWNLWLRYACTAFYAHPWAWDEIGFPGPAYPRGYSNLGVGKREHFEVRDARPGEQA, encoded by the coding sequence GTGACCCTTCCACTACCAGAGGACGACGGCGGCGGCCGCTTTCCGGGGCAGCGTTCGCTCGAGCTGAGGGACCACTGGGACGAGGCGACGTCCTCGCTCATCCTCTCCCGCGTGGGGCGGCCGCCGGACGTGTGCTTCTTCAACGCCGAGGAGGAAGGGATCGCCGCAGCAATGCTCAATCAGCTCGTAGGCCAGGAGGGCGAGCCGCGCGTTCCGCTCATCAACGTCGTCGACGCGCGTCTGGCCGCCGGCGAGACCGACGGTTGGCGGTACGCGGACCTCCCCGAGGACGGCGAGGTGTGGCGGCGGTCGGTCCGATTCATCGACGAGGACGCGCGCGAGCGCTACGGCGTCGGGTTCGCGGACGCGACGGCGGCCCAGCAGGAGGCCGTGCTCGAGGCGGTCCACGGGACCGAGGGCCAATGGCACGGCATGCCTGCCGGGCACGTCTGGAACCTGTGGCTCCGCTACGCGTGCACCGCGTTCTACGCCCACCCCTGGGCGTGGGACGAGATCGGCTTCCCGGGGCCGGCGTATCCCCGCGGGTATTCGAACCTCGGGGTCGGCAAGCGCGAGCACTTCGAGGTTCGGGATGCACGTCCCGGTGAGCAGGCATGA
- a CDS encoding GMC family oxidoreductase, producing the protein MRGPNPLVTVRTLANVKARNESAWLLPVSSPDVTERMRRYADDDEVDLVIVGCGAGGSTVAQRLAREGWSVVVLEAGPFWEPERDWVSDEAGSHHLYWTEPRVIDGEDPVPLGSNNSGRGVGGSMVHFAGYAPRFHPSDFHTESSDGVGADWPLDYEDLRPYYEDMEEELPVAGQDWPWGEPHSYPHSPHPVGGNGEVFLRGAEKCGIEARVGPVAISNGRFGHRRHCIYRGFCLQGCKVDAKASPLITHVPDAIAHGAEIRANSTATRIDVDERTGLATGVHFVQGGVERFQRARNVAVAAYSIETPRLLLNSSSPRFPDGLCNDFDFVGRYLMVQGAPQTGGRFEDEVRMYKAPPPEVSTEQFYETDPSKPYKRGFSIQTVSPLPITWAEHIAAQGHWGRELRRRMSDYVHWACLGALCEFLPLPGNRVTLDAEKDRRGMPVAHVTYSRGGNDKRLMKAAQETMEQILKAAGASEVMTIERYAHLVGGARMAADQEHGVVDADCRTFAVPNLFLTDGSVLPTQGSANPALTIMALAARTATRLAAGARQGVRRPTETFTLQKES; encoded by the coding sequence ATGAGGGGCCCCAACCCGCTCGTGACCGTCCGGACGCTCGCGAACGTCAAGGCCCGCAACGAGTCCGCGTGGCTGCTTCCCGTCTCGAGCCCGGATGTCACCGAGCGCATGCGGCGCTACGCGGACGACGACGAGGTGGACCTCGTGATCGTCGGCTGCGGCGCGGGCGGGTCGACCGTCGCGCAACGCCTCGCGCGGGAGGGCTGGTCCGTCGTCGTCCTCGAGGCAGGGCCGTTCTGGGAGCCGGAGCGGGACTGGGTGAGCGACGAGGCCGGATCCCACCACCTCTACTGGACCGAGCCCCGCGTGATCGACGGCGAGGACCCCGTTCCTCTCGGCTCCAACAACTCGGGCCGAGGAGTGGGCGGGTCGATGGTGCACTTCGCCGGCTACGCACCGCGTTTCCATCCGAGCGACTTCCACACCGAGTCCTCGGACGGCGTGGGCGCCGACTGGCCGCTCGACTACGAGGACCTCCGTCCGTACTACGAGGACATGGAGGAGGAGCTCCCGGTCGCGGGCCAGGACTGGCCGTGGGGCGAGCCGCACAGCTATCCGCACAGTCCGCACCCGGTGGGCGGCAACGGCGAGGTGTTCCTGCGCGGTGCGGAGAAGTGCGGGATCGAAGCTCGCGTCGGTCCCGTCGCGATCTCGAACGGCCGTTTCGGCCACCGCCGGCACTGCATCTACCGCGGGTTCTGCCTTCAGGGCTGCAAGGTCGACGCGAAGGCGTCGCCGCTCATCACCCACGTCCCCGACGCGATCGCGCACGGCGCGGAGATCCGGGCGAACTCGACCGCAACCCGGATCGACGTCGACGAGCGCACCGGCTTGGCGACTGGCGTGCATTTCGTGCAGGGCGGCGTCGAACGCTTCCAGCGGGCCCGGAACGTCGCGGTCGCCGCGTATTCGATCGAGACGCCGCGGCTCCTGCTGAACTCGTCGTCACCGCGCTTCCCGGACGGGCTGTGCAACGACTTCGACTTCGTGGGCCGGTACCTCATGGTCCAGGGAGCGCCCCAGACCGGCGGGAGGTTCGAGGACGAGGTGCGCATGTACAAGGCGCCACCGCCCGAGGTCAGCACGGAGCAGTTCTACGAGACGGATCCGTCCAAGCCGTACAAACGCGGCTTCTCGATCCAGACCGTCTCGCCGCTTCCCATCACGTGGGCCGAGCACATCGCGGCACAGGGCCATTGGGGCCGGGAGCTGCGACGCCGCATGAGCGACTACGTGCACTGGGCGTGCCTGGGTGCGCTGTGCGAGTTCCTGCCGCTTCCGGGCAATCGGGTCACGCTCGACGCCGAGAAGGATCGGCGCGGCATGCCCGTCGCCCATGTGACGTACAGCCGCGGCGGCAACGACAAGCGCCTCATGAAGGCGGCCCAGGAGACGATGGAGCAGATCCTTAAGGCGGCTGGCGCGAGCGAGGTCATGACGATCGAGCGCTACGCCCACCTCGTGGGCGGCGCCCGGATGGCGGCGGACCAGGAGCATGGCGTGGTCGACGCCGACTGCCGGACCTTCGCCGTACCGAACCTCTTCCTCACGGATGGGAGCGTCCTGCCCACCCAAGGCAGTGCGAATCCGGCCTTGACGATCATGGCCCTCGCCGCGAGGACGGCTACGAGGCTTGCAGCGGGTGCCCGGCAGGGCGTCCGTCGGCCCACCGAAACGTTCACACTCCAGAAGGAGAGCTGA
- a CDS encoding thiamine pyrophosphate-requiring protein, translating into MAEQNVAEFLLERLRAWDVDTVFGYPGDGINGIVAALGKAEGPRLVQARHEEMAAFEAVGYAKFTGRVGVCMATSGPGAVHLLNGLYDAKLDHVPVVAIVGQTARTALGGSFQQEVDLTTLFKDVASDYVQLVTVPEQLPNVIDRAIRVACARRAPTAVIIPADVQDLEYSAPTHAMKMVPSSLGIEWPDVQPDMNAIRRAAEVLNQGKKVAMLIGHGARQAAAEVQQVAELLGAGVAKALLGKDSLPDTLPYVTGSIGLLGTRPSYEMMRDCDTLLTVGSSFPYANYFPEPGQARGVQIDVDPTMVGLRYPYEVNLVADAGAALRALIPLLVRKEDRGWREDIEEKVARWWEVMHDEALVEADPINPLRVFSECSERLPANAIIAADSGSAANWYARQLRFPSGVRGSLSGNLATMGPGVPYAIGAKFGNPDRPVIAFEGDGAMQMNGLAELITIARYWEEWEDPRLVVVVLHNDDLNQVTWELRAFSGSPTVPMTQAIPSVDYAGFAAGLGLGGISVDNPDALGSAWDEALTATRPTVLDVRTDPNVPPIPPHATLEQALNAAKSVVHGDPHRWGYIKEGIKTKAQELLPGHRK; encoded by the coding sequence ATGGCGGAACAGAACGTCGCCGAATTTCTGCTCGAGCGACTCAGGGCATGGGACGTCGATACGGTGTTCGGCTATCCGGGCGACGGCATCAACGGGATCGTGGCCGCGCTCGGCAAGGCCGAGGGACCGCGACTCGTGCAGGCACGGCATGAGGAGATGGCTGCCTTCGAGGCCGTCGGCTATGCGAAGTTCACGGGCCGGGTCGGGGTCTGCATGGCAACGTCCGGCCCCGGGGCCGTCCACCTGCTCAACGGGCTCTACGACGCGAAGCTCGATCACGTGCCGGTTGTCGCGATCGTCGGCCAGACCGCGCGGACGGCCCTCGGCGGATCGTTCCAGCAGGAAGTCGATCTCACGACCCTCTTCAAGGACGTCGCCTCCGATTACGTCCAGCTCGTCACGGTGCCAGAGCAGCTCCCGAACGTCATCGACCGCGCGATCCGGGTCGCGTGCGCACGGCGCGCCCCGACCGCCGTCATCATTCCCGCGGACGTCCAGGACCTCGAGTACTCGGCGCCCACGCACGCGATGAAGATGGTTCCTTCGAGCCTCGGCATCGAGTGGCCGGATGTCCAGCCGGACATGAACGCGATCCGGCGAGCCGCGGAGGTGCTCAATCAGGGCAAGAAGGTCGCGATGCTCATCGGGCATGGCGCCCGCCAAGCCGCCGCCGAGGTCCAGCAGGTCGCCGAGCTCCTCGGGGCGGGAGTCGCGAAGGCTCTGCTCGGGAAGGACTCCCTCCCCGACACGCTGCCCTACGTGACCGGCTCGATCGGCCTCCTCGGAACCCGTCCGAGCTACGAGATGATGCGGGACTGCGACACCCTTCTGACAGTCGGCTCGAGCTTCCCGTACGCGAACTACTTCCCCGAACCGGGGCAGGCGCGCGGCGTGCAGATCGATGTGGACCCGACCATGGTCGGCCTCCGGTACCCCTACGAGGTCAACCTCGTAGCGGATGCCGGCGCGGCGCTGAGAGCCCTCATCCCGCTGCTCGTGCGCAAGGAGGACCGCGGCTGGCGCGAGGACATCGAGGAGAAGGTCGCGCGGTGGTGGGAGGTCATGCACGACGAAGCGCTCGTCGAGGCCGACCCGATCAACCCCCTCCGCGTGTTCTCCGAATGCTCCGAACGTCTCCCCGCGAACGCGATCATCGCCGCGGATTCCGGAAGCGCCGCCAACTGGTACGCGCGGCAGCTCCGGTTCCCCTCCGGGGTCCGCGGAAGCCTCTCCGGCAACCTTGCGACCATGGGGCCGGGCGTGCCCTACGCGATCGGCGCGAAGTTCGGGAATCCCGACCGTCCCGTCATCGCGTTCGAGGGCGACGGAGCGATGCAGATGAACGGCCTTGCCGAACTCATCACGATCGCCCGCTACTGGGAGGAGTGGGAGGATCCGCGGCTCGTCGTCGTCGTGCTCCACAACGACGACCTCAACCAGGTGACGTGGGAACTGCGCGCCTTCAGCGGCTCGCCCACGGTTCCGATGACCCAGGCGATCCCCAGCGTCGACTACGCCGGGTTCGCCGCGGGGCTCGGCCTCGGCGGCATCTCGGTGGACAACCCGGACGCCCTCGGCTCGGCCTGGGACGAGGCGCTCACGGCGACGCGACCCACTGTCCTCGACGTCCGTACGGATCCGAACGTCCCGCCCATCCCGCCGCACGCGACGTTGGAGCAGGCACTCAATGCTGCCAAGAGCGTCGTCCACGGCGACCCCCATCGGTGGGGCTACATCAAGGAGGGCATCAAGACGAAGGCCCAGGAGCTGCTTCCGGGGCATCGGAAGTGA
- a CDS encoding enolase C-terminal domain-like protein, with protein sequence MSGGKPENSVTSIRASAYTVPTDGQEGDGTFAWDSTTIVVVHAEAAGETGIGYTYGPKALVGVVSEMLEPAVKGTDAFSVRASAETMARALRNAGQSGAASYAASAVDCALWDLAARLAGLPLHQFLGAARSEVPVYGSGGFTTYSYERLTEQLVGWVLGQSIPRAKIKIGQDRGTDEARDIERMLIAREAVGPEAELFVDANGAYSAKQAVRVAQAAREAQFTWFEEPVSSEDLEGLRFVRQSVAADVAAGEYLTRPVDVERMCASGAVDCLQADVTRCGGITGWLRAAAVADAHGIGFSGHCAPAITAAPAAAAPRLRHLEWFHDHVRLEQMLFEGTLDPQGGTITPDAERPGNGLELRTADAERYRVA encoded by the coding sequence GTGAGCGGGGGCAAGCCGGAGAACTCGGTCACGTCGATCCGCGCCTCGGCGTACACCGTCCCGACGGACGGTCAGGAGGGGGACGGGACGTTCGCGTGGGACTCGACCACGATCGTCGTCGTCCACGCCGAGGCGGCTGGCGAGACCGGGATCGGCTACACCTACGGCCCGAAGGCGCTCGTCGGCGTCGTCTCCGAGATGCTGGAGCCAGCCGTCAAGGGGACCGATGCCTTCTCGGTGCGGGCGAGCGCCGAGACGATGGCGCGAGCCCTCCGCAACGCGGGCCAGTCGGGCGCCGCCTCATACGCGGCGTCCGCCGTCGACTGCGCGCTCTGGGACCTCGCCGCGCGGCTCGCAGGCCTGCCGCTGCACCAGTTCCTCGGGGCCGCCCGCTCGGAGGTTCCCGTGTACGGAAGCGGCGGCTTCACCACTTACTCCTACGAGCGGCTCACGGAACAGCTCGTCGGCTGGGTACTCGGGCAGAGCATCCCGCGCGCCAAGATCAAGATCGGTCAGGACCGCGGAACCGACGAGGCCCGCGACATCGAACGCATGCTCATCGCGCGCGAGGCCGTGGGGCCCGAGGCCGAGCTGTTCGTCGATGCGAACGGCGCCTATTCGGCGAAGCAGGCCGTCCGCGTCGCCCAGGCGGCGCGCGAGGCGCAGTTCACGTGGTTCGAGGAGCCCGTCTCGAGCGAGGACCTCGAGGGGCTCCGGTTCGTGCGCCAGTCTGTCGCCGCCGACGTCGCCGCGGGCGAATACCTCACCCGACCCGTCGACGTCGAACGCATGTGCGCCTCGGGCGCCGTCGACTGCCTGCAGGCCGACGTGACCCGCTGCGGCGGCATCACCGGCTGGCTGCGGGCCGCCGCCGTCGCGGATGCGCACGGTATCGGCTTCTCGGGGCACTGCGCGCCCGCGATCACGGCGGCGCCCGCCGCCGCCGCGCCACGCCTGCGGCACCTCGAGTGGTTCCACGACCACGTCCGGCTCGAGCAGATGCTCTTCGAGGGGACGCTCGACCCCCAAGGCGGCACCATCACCCCGGACGCCGAACGACCCGGCAACGGCCTCGAACTCCGCACTGCGGACGCCGAGCGTTACCGGGTCGCCTAA
- a CDS encoding DUF2795 domain-containing protein encodes MTDTVNPIQIQKFLQGVDYPADKQALVSAAKDNGADSNVVRAVEGIPDRTYQKPTEVSEAIVEAGRHPEGGSMGHGGAPGGDTDDAAERGDERFDAG; translated from the coding sequence ATGACCGACACCGTCAACCCGATCCAGATCCAGAAGTTCCTCCAGGGCGTCGACTACCCGGCCGACAAGCAGGCGCTGGTCTCCGCGGCCAAGGACAACGGCGCAGACAGCAACGTCGTCCGCGCGGTCGAGGGCATCCCCGACCGCACCTATCAGAAGCCGACTGAGGTGAGCGAGGCCATCGTGGAGGCCGGGCGCCATCCCGAGGGCGGCAGCATGGGCCACGGCGGCGCCCCCGGTGGTGACACCGACGACGCCGCCGAGCGCGGCGACGAGCGCTTCGACGCGGGGTAA
- a CDS encoding very short patch repair endonuclease: MSEEPVAAESAAEEPADGEPAAGAPDGEGAELAVPGVVLSWASTPAIRKTMLGNRSRDTAPELLVRRAVHAMGLRYRVAARPVPELRRTADLVFTRARVAVFIDGCYWHGCPEHYIEPKRNVDYWRPKIARNRERDEETTAELAKRGWRVLRFWSHEDPLAVAAEIQRTVRGASDGRDS, encoded by the coding sequence ATGAGCGAGGAGCCCGTGGCGGCCGAGTCTGCTGCGGAGGAGCCCGCGGACGGGGAGCCCGCAGCCGGGGCGCCTGATGGCGAGGGGGCTGAGCTGGCCGTGCCCGGCGTCGTCCTCTCGTGGGCTTCGACTCCGGCGATCCGGAAGACGATGCTCGGCAACCGCTCCCGCGACACTGCGCCCGAGCTCTTGGTCCGCCGAGCCGTCCACGCGATGGGCCTGCGCTACCGCGTCGCGGCCCGCCCTGTGCCGGAGCTGCGGCGAACGGCGGACCTCGTCTTCACTCGGGCGCGGGTCGCCGTCTTCATCGACGGCTGCTATTGGCACGGCTGCCCCGAGCATTACATCGAGCCCAAGCGGAACGTCGACTACTGGCGGCCCAAGATCGCCCGCAACCGCGAACGGGACGAGGAGACGACGGCGGAGCTGGCCAAGCGCGGGTGGCGGGTGCTCCGCTTCTGGAGCCACGAGGACCCGCTCGCCGTCGCCGCCGAGATCCAGCGCACGGTGAGAGGGGCATCAGACGGGCGCGATTCCTGA